A single region of the Methanococcoides sp. AM1 genome encodes:
- a CDS encoding Hsp20/alpha crystallin family protein: MTEKENNDDGSVPLPMKELEEIVRSLIERIMDEMAEEGFEKPAFYGFSVVYNGADNSEDQHFSTIKLGDNSFFYVSKKDAVIECTEVDDKLYVTVDTGVEVDDVSYSASGSELELQFETEEQVFTQHIELEPKVDPESSKMTCKNGVVEIVFRILDE, encoded by the coding sequence ATGACCGAAAAAGAAAACAACGATGATGGTTCAGTTCCTCTTCCGATGAAGGAACTGGAAGAAATAGTCAGATCCCTTATTGAGCGTATCATGGATGAAATGGCTGAAGAAGGATTCGAGAAACCTGCATTTTATGGTTTTTCCGTAGTCTACAATGGAGCTGATAACTCTGAAGATCAGCACTTCTCCACCATCAAATTAGGTGATAATAGCTTCTTCTATGTTTCAAAGAAGGATGCAGTCATAGAGTGCACCGAGGTAGATGACAAACTGTACGTTACAGTTGATACCGGAGTTGAGGTCGATGATGTTTCATATAGTGCATCAGGTTCTGAACTTGAACTTCAGTTCGAGACTGAAGAACAGGTCTTTACCCAGCACATTGAACTGGAACCAAAGGTCGATCCGGAAAGCTCAAAAATGACCTGCAAAAATGGAGTAGTTGAGATCGTGTTCCGGATACTCGATGAATGA
- a CDS encoding DUF3179 domain-containing protein, translating to MKTKYRGKYRVLLVSITILLTAFMGCIAASAEEVADGGIEKLPELIEMEDELGIMLTEMGVKYIVDPNEIVSGGPPMDGIPSLDDPEYVTVEEADRWIEDNELVLALIHNDTKRVYPLQIMVWHEIVNDHINGEPILITYCPLCGSGIAYERTINGEEVEFGTSGKLYNSNLVMYDRKTNSYWTQIGGQAIVGELTGMELNAISIETVVWRDWKVAHPDSEVLSQNTGFSRPYGNDPYGNYYENSILLFPVENSNTTIHPKTVIFGIELDGMFKAYREDDLIEFGTIEDTVDGVEILVERDEVGIVTITNIDSGEEIIKERDFWFAWYAFHPETDLYLPEGVVLEPPEDEQDSPLSPAIALLCVAIAFAILRKKTK from the coding sequence GTGAAGACAAAATATAGAGGAAAATACAGAGTATTGTTAGTATCGATAACGATCCTGTTAACTGCCTTTATGGGGTGTATTGCTGCATCTGCAGAAGAGGTAGCTGATGGTGGTATAGAGAAACTTCCGGAACTGATCGAGATGGAAGATGAGCTTGGGATAATGCTTACGGAAATGGGTGTTAAGTATATCGTTGACCCCAATGAGATCGTCTCAGGCGGACCACCGATGGATGGAATACCATCACTGGATGATCCTGAATATGTTACCGTAGAGGAAGCTGACAGATGGATCGAGGACAATGAACTTGTGCTTGCACTTATCCACAATGATACAAAGAGAGTCTATCCCCTGCAGATCATGGTATGGCATGAGATAGTTAATGATCACATCAATGGTGAACCGATCCTCATTACATATTGCCCCCTGTGTGGATCAGGTATCGCTTATGAGAGAACGATAAACGGGGAAGAGGTCGAATTCGGGACATCCGGTAAACTCTACAATTCGAACCTTGTGATGTATGACAGGAAGACAAATTCTTACTGGACACAGATCGGAGGACAGGCGATAGTAGGAGAACTTACGGGCATGGAACTTAATGCGATCTCAATTGAGACGGTCGTCTGGAGAGACTGGAAGGTCGCACATCCTGACTCAGAAGTGCTTTCCCAGAATACCGGATTCAGCAGGCCTTATGGAAATGACCCTTATGGTAACTACTATGAGAACAGCATATTATTGTTCCCGGTAGAGAACAGCAACACTACGATCCATCCAAAGACCGTGATCTTTGGCATAGAACTGGATGGTATGTTCAAGGCCTACCGTGAAGATGATCTCATTGAATTCGGGACCATCGAAGACACTGTCGATGGTGTTGAAATTCTGGTAGAAAGGGACGAAGTGGGAATTGTCACCATAACCAACATTGATAGTGGAGAAGAAATAATCAAAGAAAGGGATTTCTGGTTTGCATGGTATGCATTCCATCCCGAAACAGATCTTTATCTCCCTGAAGGTGTGGTTCTTGAACCTCCGGAGGATGAGCAGGATAGTCCCTTAAGTCCGGCCATTGCGCTTCTTTGTGTAGCTATAGCTTTTGCTATTCTAAGAAAGAAGACAAAATAA
- a CDS encoding thioredoxin domain-containing protein, which yields MNTDDNSNREPNRLIHEKSPYLLQHAYNPVDWYPWGDEAFKKAKDESKPIFLSIGYSTCHWCHVMERESFEHQDLADLINNHFVAIKVDREERPDIDAVYMEVCQAMNGNGGWPLTIIMTPEKVPFVAATYMPKESIPGRIGLMELLPQINDIWTKEHHKIDEQTSMISSHFAGQATRKPGENGTIDDNVLYLAFKHLKDTFDEENGGFGNSPKFPSPHNLMYLLRYWNRSGDERALEIVERTLSAMRSGGIYDHIGFGFHRYSTDNAWLVPHFEKMLYDQGMLAISYSEAYQATGNPEFANTVKEIFEYLERDMTSPEGGFYCAEDADSEGVEGKFYIWDIDEIKGILEETDAELFIDHFNMENNGNFLDESTRTPTGKNILHIKAGPDEIARKHNMEIEELESSIEKSRKKLFEVREKRVHPSKDDKVLTDWNGLMIASLAIASRALGEKRYETLAKRCADLILTSTYMRTGRLSHLCSETTETPAFLEDHAFLIWGLIELYETTFETSYLNTALKLNEYLLDNYWDDENGGFYQTANTSESLLFRKKEVYDGAIPSGNSVAFSNLIRLGRMTGNTELEKKAYEIMKTFSGTISAIPIGYTQFLSGVNFILAPSSEVVIAGDLNSEDTKLMLSNLHQEYLPNKIVMLKASGTDGNAITRIAEYTENLVMKDGKATAYVCRNLSCKEPTTDPEKMMQLLKAKE from the coding sequence ATGAATACAGACGATAACAGCAATAGAGAACCGAACAGGTTGATCCATGAAAAAAGTCCGTACCTTTTGCAGCATGCATACAACCCTGTGGACTGGTATCCATGGGGAGATGAAGCATTCAAAAAAGCGAAAGATGAAAGCAAACCTATCTTCCTGTCCATAGGATATTCAACCTGTCACTGGTGTCACGTAATGGAAAGGGAATCTTTTGAACATCAGGACCTGGCAGATCTGATTAACAACCATTTTGTTGCCATAAAAGTGGACAGGGAAGAAAGACCGGACATTGATGCTGTCTACATGGAAGTCTGCCAGGCCATGAACGGAAATGGTGGCTGGCCGCTTACAATAATAATGACGCCTGAAAAAGTGCCCTTCGTAGCTGCAACATATATGCCAAAAGAAAGCATCCCGGGACGCATCGGACTGATGGAACTTCTACCACAGATTAATGATATCTGGACCAAGGAGCATCACAAGATCGATGAGCAGACCTCCATGATAAGTTCTCATTTTGCAGGTCAGGCAACTCGAAAGCCCGGAGAAAATGGAACAATTGATGATAATGTCCTGTATCTGGCCTTCAAGCATCTTAAGGATACTTTCGATGAAGAGAATGGCGGATTTGGAAATTCCCCAAAGTTCCCATCCCCACACAACCTCATGTACCTCCTACGATACTGGAACCGGAGCGGTGATGAAAGAGCACTGGAAATTGTAGAGAGAACCCTCAGTGCAATGAGATCAGGAGGGATCTATGACCATATCGGTTTTGGATTTCACAGGTATTCCACGGATAATGCCTGGCTAGTCCCTCACTTTGAGAAAATGTTATATGACCAGGGAATGCTGGCAATATCCTATTCAGAAGCATATCAAGCAACCGGCAATCCTGAATTTGCAAATACGGTTAAAGAGATATTCGAATATCTTGAAAGAGATATGACATCCCCGGAAGGCGGATTCTATTGTGCTGAAGATGCCGACAGTGAGGGCGTTGAAGGTAAGTTCTATATTTGGGATATTGATGAGATCAAGGGAATTCTTGAAGAAACTGATGCAGAGTTGTTCATAGATCATTTCAACATGGAAAATAACGGCAATTTCCTTGATGAAAGCACTCGCACACCAACCGGAAAGAACATATTACACATTAAAGCTGGTCCTGATGAGATCGCACGTAAACACAATATGGAGATAGAAGAACTTGAAAGCTCCATTGAAAAAAGCAGGAAGAAGCTCTTTGAGGTACGCGAAAAGAGAGTTCATCCGTCAAAAGACGATAAGGTACTCACGGACTGGAATGGGCTGATGATAGCTTCCCTGGCCATCGCTTCAAGGGCACTTGGAGAAAAGAGATACGAAACACTGGCTAAAAGATGTGCAGATCTTATCCTTACCAGCACTTACATGAGAACAGGTAGGCTTTCTCACCTGTGCAGCGAAACAACAGAAACACCGGCATTCCTGGAAGATCATGCATTCCTAATATGGGGACTTATTGAGTTATATGAAACTACTTTTGAAACATCATATCTTAATACAGCATTAAAACTCAACGAATACCTGCTGGATAATTACTGGGATGACGAGAATGGTGGATTCTACCAGACAGCTAATACTTCAGAGAGCCTTCTTTTCAGGAAGAAAGAAGTTTATGACGGCGCAATCCCAAGCGGTAACTCAGTTGCTTTTTCGAACCTGATCCGTCTTGGAAGAATGACAGGAAACACCGAACTTGAAAAAAAGGCTTATGAGATCATGAAGACCTTTTCCGGAACTATTTCAGCCATACCTATAGGATACACCCAGTTCCTGTCTGGTGTGAACTTTATTCTGGCCCCCTCGAGCGAAGTTGTGATCGCAGGTGACCTTAATTCAGAGGATACAAAATTGATGCTATCAAACCTTCATCAGGAGTACCTGCCTAATAAAATCGTGATGCTCAAAGCATCAGGAACTGACGGGAATGCCATCACCCGGATCGCAGAGTATACTGAGAACCTTGTTATGAAAGATGGAAAGGCAACAGCTTACGTATGCAGGAACTTAAGCTGCAAAGAACCTACCACCGATCCGGAAAAGATGATGCAATTGCTCAAGGCTAAGGAATAA
- a CDS encoding cytochrome c biogenesis CcdA family protein has product MAFLAFLADLFLSFTLGLLTPLTAVCVLPLYPAFLAYLSNQLSGEEKNKRLPLIFGLVISAGVILFMSLLGLIFTTLLQVSLTNVIGIISPIAFGILFIISLLLIMDYDIGKFLPRTNIAGDRNPLITAFLYGFFFGAIVVPCNPAFIAALFAKSLTSMGFFENFLNFVAFGIGISFPLLVFSAISTAKSKSIIRFLIKYKRKINLSAGIIMLVISVYYLIFVFRVVERLM; this is encoded by the coding sequence ATGGCTTTTCTGGCCTTCTTGGCAGACCTGTTCCTTTCATTTACACTGGGTCTGCTGACTCCCTTGACAGCTGTGTGTGTACTGCCATTGTACCCTGCATTCCTGGCATACCTTTCCAACCAGCTTTCAGGTGAAGAGAAGAATAAGAGATTACCTCTTATCTTTGGATTGGTCATAAGTGCAGGTGTGATCCTTTTCATGTCCCTGCTGGGCCTCATATTCACAACCCTGCTTCAGGTATCGCTAACAAATGTCATAGGGATAATCTCCCCGATAGCTTTCGGGATACTTTTTATCATCAGCCTGTTACTGATAATGGACTACGACATAGGGAAATTTTTGCCACGCACGAACATTGCAGGGGACAGGAACCCATTGATAACTGCATTCCTTTACGGGTTCTTTTTTGGAGCCATCGTTGTACCTTGCAACCCTGCATTTATTGCAGCCCTGTTTGCTAAATCACTTACCAGCATGGGTTTTTTTGAAAATTTCCTGAATTTCGTAGCCTTCGGAATAGGAATAAGTTTCCCATTACTGGTCTTTTCAGCAATATCAACTGCAAAAAGCAAGAGCATCATTAGGTTCCTTATCAAGTATAAGAGGAAGATCAACCTGTCTGCAGGTATAATAATGCTCGTAATATCGGTGTATTATCTCATATTCGTGTTCAGAGTAGTGGAGAGATTGATGTGA
- a CDS encoding TlpA family protein disulfide reductase, giving the protein MHIKKNIGLASIVLIVFLVLLSGCVENETATDNEQTESVDWRDVELTDVRTGEVFRISDFEGPILVESFAVWCPTCLQQQKEMKKLIETEGETITHISLDTDPNEDVDAVLDHVQRNDLDWYFAVAPTEMTEDMIDEFGVEVVNAPIAPVILICEDGEARLLGRGLKSADELNDEVAEGC; this is encoded by the coding sequence ATGCACATTAAAAAGAACATAGGTTTAGCTTCAATTGTACTGATAGTGTTTCTTGTTCTGTTGTCCGGTTGTGTGGAAAATGAAACTGCAACTGATAACGAACAGACAGAATCTGTTGATTGGAGAGATGTTGAACTTACCGATGTCAGGACAGGAGAAGTATTCAGAATAAGTGACTTTGAAGGACCAATCCTTGTTGAAAGTTTTGCAGTATGGTGTCCGACCTGCCTTCAGCAGCAAAAAGAAATGAAAAAGCTCATTGAGACAGAAGGCGAAACTATAACTCATATATCTCTTGATACCGATCCGAACGAAGATGTGGATGCTGTACTTGATCATGTCCAGAGAAATGATCTTGACTGGTACTTTGCAGTTGCACCTACAGAAATGACAGAAGACATGATAGACGAATTCGGTGTAGAGGTAGTAAATGCACCAATTGCACCAGTCATACTCATTTGTGAGGATGGAGAAGCAAGATTGTTGGGCAGAGGACTCAAATCTGCAGATGAATTAAATGATGAGGTCGCGGAGGGGTGCTAA
- a CDS encoding DUF2115 domain-containing protein → MNTADLLGSLQKDARNMSIADLMKARAFMVRSASGLPKKYREAYSTELFNYLYTIFTDISNLKRPEKNETINAEEYDDLIKRLNKMGVSEDQNQEYFNKLVNLTALYLVFIVKKPIHPIGMVFPGGDQVLEKDGTYYCPVKDKQNDVECALCKFCICRDAEEMVKGDKWKMEV, encoded by the coding sequence ATGAACACTGCCGATCTTCTTGGTTCGCTCCAAAAAGATGCAAGAAACATGTCGATAGCAGATCTTATGAAAGCAAGGGCCTTCATGGTCAGATCAGCTTCCGGCTTGCCTAAAAAATACAGGGAAGCATATTCAACTGAGCTTTTCAACTACTTATATACCATTTTTACAGACATCAGTAATTTAAAGAGACCTGAAAAAAATGAGACCATCAATGCAGAAGAATATGATGATCTTATAAAAAGGCTCAACAAAATGGGTGTTTCAGAAGATCAAAATCAGGAGTATTTCAATAAGTTAGTAAATCTTACAGCCCTCTATCTTGTATTCATCGTGAAAAAACCGATCCATCCAATAGGGATGGTCTTTCCGGGAGGGGACCAAGTCCTGGAAAAGGATGGGACCTACTATTGTCCTGTAAAAGACAAGCAGAACGATGTGGAGTGTGCTCTCTGCAAATTCTGTATTTGCAGGGATGCAGAAGAAATGGTAAAAGGAGATAAATGGAAAATGGAGGTCTAA